In Brassica rapa cultivar Chiifu-401-42 chromosome A06, CAAS_Brap_v3.01, whole genome shotgun sequence, a single window of DNA contains:
- the LOC103875460 gene encoding sucrose transport protein SUC3 isoform X2: protein MAGKSGDSVSISVPYRNLRKDVEVEMVTKHGNEHASSSSSSPLNGSDGGEPVAKDCSLVTLVLSCTVAAGVQFGWALQLSLLTPYIQTLGISHAFSSFIWLCGPITGLVVQPCVGIWSDKCTSKYGRRRPFILVGSLLISIAVIIIGFSADIGYLLGDTKEHCSTFKGTRTRAAFVFILGFWLLDLANNTVQGPARALLADLSGPDQRNTANAVFCLWMAIGNILGFSAGASGRWQEWFPFLTSRACCAACGNLKAAFLLAVVFLTICTLVTIYFAKEIPLASSKPTRIPDSAPLLDDLQPEGLEHSKSNHGAANGIKYERVERDMDGHLKKSNNEHQDETFIDGPGSVLVNLLTSLRHLPPAMHSVLIVMALTWLSWFPFFLFDTDWMGREVYHGDPTGDSLRVELYDQGVREGAFGLLLNSVVLGISSFLIEPMCQRMGARAVWALSNFTVFACMAGTAVISLMSLRDNSKGIEHIIDGNETTRTAAIIVFALLGFPLAITYSVPFSVTAEVTADSGGGQGLAIGVLNLAIVIPQMIVSLGAGPWDALFGGGNLPAFVLASVAAFAAGVIALRSLPTLSSSFKSTGFHIG from the exons ATGGCCGGGAAGAGTGGAGACTCGGTGTCGATCTCGGTGCCGTATAGGAATTTGAGGAAGGATGTTGAAGTTGAGATGGTGACGAAGCATGGAAACGAACACGCTTCGTCTTCGTCGTCGTCTCCTTTGAATGGTTCTGACGGTGGTGAGCCCGTGGCGAAGGATTGTAGCTTGGTGACGCTGGTGCTTAGCTGTACAGTCGCTGCTGGTGTTCAATTCGGATGGGCATTGCAGCTTTCTCTCCTCACTCCTTATATTCAG ACTCTTGGAATATCTCAcgctttttcttcttttatttggCTATGCGGCCCTATCACAGGCCTTGTG GTCCAGCCTTGTGTGGGCATTTGGAGTGATAAATGTACTTCAAAGTATGGAAGACGACGACCTTTCATCCTTGTGGGATCACTCCTGATCTCTATAGCA GTGATAATAATCGGGTTTTCTGCAGACATTGGGTATCTATTAGGAGATACGAAGGAACATTGCAG TACTTTCAAAGGGACACGGACCAGGGCAGCTTTTGTATTTATCCTTGGGTTTTGGTTGTTGGATCTAGCAAACAACACAGTACAG GGACCTGCTCGTGCTCTTCTAGCTGATCTATCAG GTCCTGATCAGCGGAATACTGCAAATGCTGTCTTCTGCTTGTGGATGGCTATTGGGAATATCCTTGGGTTTTCTGCTGGGGCTAGTGGACGATGGCAAGA ATGGTTCCCTTTCCTAACCAGTAGAGCATGTTGTGCCGCATGCGGAAATCTTAAAGCAGCTTTTCTTCTTGCAGTG GTCTTTCTCACTATATGCACTCTTGTCACAATCTATTTTGCGAAAGAGATTCCTTTGGCAAGCAGTAAGCCCACCCGCATACCAGATTCGGCACCTTTGCTGGATGATCTCCAGCCTGAAGGCCTTGAGCACTCAAAATCGAATCATGGTGCTGCCAATGGGATTAAGTATGAAAGAGTGGAACGTGATATGGATGGACATCTTAAAAAGTCAAACAATGAGCATCAAGATGAGACCTTCATTGATGGCCCTGGATCTGTTCTAGTGAATTTGTTAACCAGTTTAAGGCATTTGCCGCCTGCTATGCACTCTGTTCTTATCGTCATGGCTCTAACATGG CTATCGTGGTTCCCCTTCTTTCTGTTTGATACAGATTGGATGGGAAGAGAAGTTTACCATGGTGATCCAACGGGAGATAGTTTGCGCGTGGAACTTTATGATCAAGGTGTTCGGGAAGGTGCATTTGGCTTGTTACTAAACTCT GTTGTCCTTGGGATCAGCTCATTCTTGATTGAACCAATGTGTCAGCGGATGGGTGCACGAGCTGTATGGGCTCTGAGCAATTTTACAGTATTCGCATGCATGGCAGGAACAGCTGTTATTAGCTTGATGTCTTTGAGGGATAACTCTAAAGGAATTGAACATATAATAGATGGAAACGAAACAACAAGAACTGCAGCCATAATCGTTTTTGCACTCCTCGGTTTTCCTCTAGCT ATCACATACAGTGTCCCTTTCTCTGTCACAGCAGAAGTCACTGCTGATTCCGGTGGTGGTCAAG GTTTGGCTATAGGAGTGTTGAACCTTGCAATTGTTATCCCTCAG ATGATAGTCTCGCTTGGAGCGGGTCCATGGGATGCATTGTTTGGAGGAGGAAACTTACCGGCGTTTGTTTTGGCGTCTGTTGCTGCTTTTGCTGCCGGAGTTATTGCTTTGCGTAGCCTTCCCACACTATCTAGTTCTTTCAAGTCTACTGGTTTCCATATCGGGTGA
- the LOC103875460 gene encoding sucrose transport protein SUC3 isoform X1: MAGKSGDSVSISVPYRNLRKDVEVEMVTKHGNEHASSSSSSPLNGSDGGEPVAKDCSLVTLVLSCTVAAGVQFGWALQLSLLTPYIQTLGISHAFSSFIWLCGPITGLVVQPCVGIWSDKCTSKYGRRRPFILVGSLLISIAVIIIGFSADIGYLLGDTKEHCSTFKGTRTRAAFVFILGFWLLDLANNTVQGPARALLADLSGPDQRNTANAVFCLWMAIGNILGFSAGASGRWQEWFPFLTSRACCAACGNLKAAFLLAVVFLTICTLVTIYFAKEIPLASSKPTRIPDSAPLLDDLQPEGLEHSKSNHGAANGIKYERVERDMDGHLKKSNNEHQDETFIDGPGSVLVNLLTSLRHLPPAMHSVLIVMALTWLSWFPFFLFDTDWMGREVYHGDPTGDSLRVELYDQGVREGAFGLLLNSVVLGISSFLIEPMCQRMGARAVWALSNFTVFACMAGTAVISLMSLRDNSKGIEHIIDGNETTRTAAIIVFALLGFPLAITYSVPFSVTAEVTADSGGGQGRCKASTIHSSSVLDFKVPNGYFTLFEFCSQCRFGYRSVEPCNCYPSDDSLAWSGSMGCIVWRRKLTGVCFGVCCCFCCRSYCFA; encoded by the exons ATGGCCGGGAAGAGTGGAGACTCGGTGTCGATCTCGGTGCCGTATAGGAATTTGAGGAAGGATGTTGAAGTTGAGATGGTGACGAAGCATGGAAACGAACACGCTTCGTCTTCGTCGTCGTCTCCTTTGAATGGTTCTGACGGTGGTGAGCCCGTGGCGAAGGATTGTAGCTTGGTGACGCTGGTGCTTAGCTGTACAGTCGCTGCTGGTGTTCAATTCGGATGGGCATTGCAGCTTTCTCTCCTCACTCCTTATATTCAG ACTCTTGGAATATCTCAcgctttttcttcttttatttggCTATGCGGCCCTATCACAGGCCTTGTG GTCCAGCCTTGTGTGGGCATTTGGAGTGATAAATGTACTTCAAAGTATGGAAGACGACGACCTTTCATCCTTGTGGGATCACTCCTGATCTCTATAGCA GTGATAATAATCGGGTTTTCTGCAGACATTGGGTATCTATTAGGAGATACGAAGGAACATTGCAG TACTTTCAAAGGGACACGGACCAGGGCAGCTTTTGTATTTATCCTTGGGTTTTGGTTGTTGGATCTAGCAAACAACACAGTACAG GGACCTGCTCGTGCTCTTCTAGCTGATCTATCAG GTCCTGATCAGCGGAATACTGCAAATGCTGTCTTCTGCTTGTGGATGGCTATTGGGAATATCCTTGGGTTTTCTGCTGGGGCTAGTGGACGATGGCAAGA ATGGTTCCCTTTCCTAACCAGTAGAGCATGTTGTGCCGCATGCGGAAATCTTAAAGCAGCTTTTCTTCTTGCAGTG GTCTTTCTCACTATATGCACTCTTGTCACAATCTATTTTGCGAAAGAGATTCCTTTGGCAAGCAGTAAGCCCACCCGCATACCAGATTCGGCACCTTTGCTGGATGATCTCCAGCCTGAAGGCCTTGAGCACTCAAAATCGAATCATGGTGCTGCCAATGGGATTAAGTATGAAAGAGTGGAACGTGATATGGATGGACATCTTAAAAAGTCAAACAATGAGCATCAAGATGAGACCTTCATTGATGGCCCTGGATCTGTTCTAGTGAATTTGTTAACCAGTTTAAGGCATTTGCCGCCTGCTATGCACTCTGTTCTTATCGTCATGGCTCTAACATGG CTATCGTGGTTCCCCTTCTTTCTGTTTGATACAGATTGGATGGGAAGAGAAGTTTACCATGGTGATCCAACGGGAGATAGTTTGCGCGTGGAACTTTATGATCAAGGTGTTCGGGAAGGTGCATTTGGCTTGTTACTAAACTCT GTTGTCCTTGGGATCAGCTCATTCTTGATTGAACCAATGTGTCAGCGGATGGGTGCACGAGCTGTATGGGCTCTGAGCAATTTTACAGTATTCGCATGCATGGCAGGAACAGCTGTTATTAGCTTGATGTCTTTGAGGGATAACTCTAAAGGAATTGAACATATAATAGATGGAAACGAAACAACAAGAACTGCAGCCATAATCGTTTTTGCACTCCTCGGTTTTCCTCTAGCT ATCACATACAGTGTCCCTTTCTCTGTCACAGCAGAAGTCACTGCTGATTCCGGTGGTGGTCAAGGTCGGTGTAAAGCTTCAACCATTCATAGCTCTAGCGTCTTAGATTTCAAAGTACCAAATGGTTACTTCActctttttgaattttgttcTCAATGTAGGTTTGGCTATAGGAGTGTTGAACCTTGCAATTGTTATCCCTCAG ATGATAGTCTCGCTTGGAGCGGGTCCATGGGATGCATTGTTTGGAGGAGGAAACTTACCGGCGTTTGTTTTGGCGTCTGTTGCTGCTTTTGCTGCCGGAGTTATTGCTTTGCGTAG
- the LOC103875460 gene encoding sucrose transport protein SUC3 isoform X4 — protein sequence MYFKVWKTTTFHPCGITPDLYSNIGYLLGDTKEHCSTFKGTRTRAAFVFILGFWLLDLANNTVQGPARALLADLSGPDQRNTANAVFCLWMAIGNILGFSAGASGRWQEWFPFLTSRACCAACGNLKAAFLLAVVFLTICTLVTIYFAKEIPLASSKPTRIPDSAPLLDDLQPEGLEHSKSNHGAANGIKYERVERDMDGHLKKSNNEHQDETFIDGPGSVLVNLLTSLRHLPPAMHSVLIVMALTWLSWFPFFLFDTDWMGREVYHGDPTGDSLRVELYDQGVREGAFGLLLNSVVLGISSFLIEPMCQRMGARAVWALSNFTVFACMAGTAVISLMSLRDNSKGIEHIIDGNETTRTAAIIVFALLGFPLAITYSVPFSVTAEVTADSGGGQGLAIGVLNLAIVIPQMIVSLGAGPWDALFGGGNLPAFVLASVAAFAAGVIALRSLPTLSSSFKSTGFHIG from the exons ATGTACTTCAAAGTATGGAAGACGACGACCTTTCATCCTTGTGGGATCACTCCTGATCTCTATAGCA ACATTGGGTATCTATTAGGAGATACGAAGGAACATTGCAG TACTTTCAAAGGGACACGGACCAGGGCAGCTTTTGTATTTATCCTTGGGTTTTGGTTGTTGGATCTAGCAAACAACACAGTACAG GGACCTGCTCGTGCTCTTCTAGCTGATCTATCAG GTCCTGATCAGCGGAATACTGCAAATGCTGTCTTCTGCTTGTGGATGGCTATTGGGAATATCCTTGGGTTTTCTGCTGGGGCTAGTGGACGATGGCAAGA ATGGTTCCCTTTCCTAACCAGTAGAGCATGTTGTGCCGCATGCGGAAATCTTAAAGCAGCTTTTCTTCTTGCAGTG GTCTTTCTCACTATATGCACTCTTGTCACAATCTATTTTGCGAAAGAGATTCCTTTGGCAAGCAGTAAGCCCACCCGCATACCAGATTCGGCACCTTTGCTGGATGATCTCCAGCCTGAAGGCCTTGAGCACTCAAAATCGAATCATGGTGCTGCCAATGGGATTAAGTATGAAAGAGTGGAACGTGATATGGATGGACATCTTAAAAAGTCAAACAATGAGCATCAAGATGAGACCTTCATTGATGGCCCTGGATCTGTTCTAGTGAATTTGTTAACCAGTTTAAGGCATTTGCCGCCTGCTATGCACTCTGTTCTTATCGTCATGGCTCTAACATGG CTATCGTGGTTCCCCTTCTTTCTGTTTGATACAGATTGGATGGGAAGAGAAGTTTACCATGGTGATCCAACGGGAGATAGTTTGCGCGTGGAACTTTATGATCAAGGTGTTCGGGAAGGTGCATTTGGCTTGTTACTAAACTCT GTTGTCCTTGGGATCAGCTCATTCTTGATTGAACCAATGTGTCAGCGGATGGGTGCACGAGCTGTATGGGCTCTGAGCAATTTTACAGTATTCGCATGCATGGCAGGAACAGCTGTTATTAGCTTGATGTCTTTGAGGGATAACTCTAAAGGAATTGAACATATAATAGATGGAAACGAAACAACAAGAACTGCAGCCATAATCGTTTTTGCACTCCTCGGTTTTCCTCTAGCT ATCACATACAGTGTCCCTTTCTCTGTCACAGCAGAAGTCACTGCTGATTCCGGTGGTGGTCAAG GTTTGGCTATAGGAGTGTTGAACCTTGCAATTGTTATCCCTCAG ATGATAGTCTCGCTTGGAGCGGGTCCATGGGATGCATTGTTTGGAGGAGGAAACTTACCGGCGTTTGTTTTGGCGTCTGTTGCTGCTTTTGCTGCCGGAGTTATTGCTTTGCGTAGCCTTCCCACACTATCTAGTTCTTTCAAGTCTACTGGTTTCCATATCGGGTGA
- the LOC103875460 gene encoding sucrose transport protein SUC3 isoform X3, translating into MYFKVWKTTTFHPCGITPDLYSNIGYLLGDTKEHCSTFKGTRTRAAFVFILGFWLLDLANNTVQGPARALLADLSGPDQRNTANAVFCLWMAIGNILGFSAGASGRWQEWFPFLTSRACCAACGNLKAAFLLAVVFLTICTLVTIYFAKEIPLASSKPTRIPDSAPLLDDLQPEGLEHSKSNHGAANGIKYERVERDMDGHLKKSNNEHQDETFIDGPGSVLVNLLTSLRHLPPAMHSVLIVMALTWLSWFPFFLFDTDWMGREVYHGDPTGDSLRVELYDQGVREGAFGLLLNSVVLGISSFLIEPMCQRMGARAVWALSNFTVFACMAGTAVISLMSLRDNSKGIEHIIDGNETTRTAAIIVFALLGFPLAITYSVPFSVTAEVTADSGGGQGRCKASTIHSSSVLDFKVPNGYFTLFEFCSQCRFGYRSVEPCNCYPSDDSLAWSGSMGCIVWRRKLTGVCFGVCCCFCCRSYCFA; encoded by the exons ATGTACTTCAAAGTATGGAAGACGACGACCTTTCATCCTTGTGGGATCACTCCTGATCTCTATAGCA ACATTGGGTATCTATTAGGAGATACGAAGGAACATTGCAG TACTTTCAAAGGGACACGGACCAGGGCAGCTTTTGTATTTATCCTTGGGTTTTGGTTGTTGGATCTAGCAAACAACACAGTACAG GGACCTGCTCGTGCTCTTCTAGCTGATCTATCAG GTCCTGATCAGCGGAATACTGCAAATGCTGTCTTCTGCTTGTGGATGGCTATTGGGAATATCCTTGGGTTTTCTGCTGGGGCTAGTGGACGATGGCAAGA ATGGTTCCCTTTCCTAACCAGTAGAGCATGTTGTGCCGCATGCGGAAATCTTAAAGCAGCTTTTCTTCTTGCAGTG GTCTTTCTCACTATATGCACTCTTGTCACAATCTATTTTGCGAAAGAGATTCCTTTGGCAAGCAGTAAGCCCACCCGCATACCAGATTCGGCACCTTTGCTGGATGATCTCCAGCCTGAAGGCCTTGAGCACTCAAAATCGAATCATGGTGCTGCCAATGGGATTAAGTATGAAAGAGTGGAACGTGATATGGATGGACATCTTAAAAAGTCAAACAATGAGCATCAAGATGAGACCTTCATTGATGGCCCTGGATCTGTTCTAGTGAATTTGTTAACCAGTTTAAGGCATTTGCCGCCTGCTATGCACTCTGTTCTTATCGTCATGGCTCTAACATGG CTATCGTGGTTCCCCTTCTTTCTGTTTGATACAGATTGGATGGGAAGAGAAGTTTACCATGGTGATCCAACGGGAGATAGTTTGCGCGTGGAACTTTATGATCAAGGTGTTCGGGAAGGTGCATTTGGCTTGTTACTAAACTCT GTTGTCCTTGGGATCAGCTCATTCTTGATTGAACCAATGTGTCAGCGGATGGGTGCACGAGCTGTATGGGCTCTGAGCAATTTTACAGTATTCGCATGCATGGCAGGAACAGCTGTTATTAGCTTGATGTCTTTGAGGGATAACTCTAAAGGAATTGAACATATAATAGATGGAAACGAAACAACAAGAACTGCAGCCATAATCGTTTTTGCACTCCTCGGTTTTCCTCTAGCT ATCACATACAGTGTCCCTTTCTCTGTCACAGCAGAAGTCACTGCTGATTCCGGTGGTGGTCAAGGTCGGTGTAAAGCTTCAACCATTCATAGCTCTAGCGTCTTAGATTTCAAAGTACCAAATGGTTACTTCActctttttgaattttgttcTCAATGTAGGTTTGGCTATAGGAGTGTTGAACCTTGCAATTGTTATCCCTCAG ATGATAGTCTCGCTTGGAGCGGGTCCATGGGATGCATTGTTTGGAGGAGGAAACTTACCGGCGTTTGTTTTGGCGTCTGTTGCTGCTTTTGCTGCCGGAGTTATTGCTTTGCGTAG
- the LOC103827502 gene encoding basic blue protein has product MAKGSGTAPCSARAIVALMVVSVLVLQSYYVEASTYIVGDSLKWAFNAVDWPKGKHFNAGDVLVFNYNPSFHNVVVVDSGGYNSCKTPAGATTYTSGKDHLTLSKGQNFFICNFPGHCEGNMKIAVTAV; this is encoded by the exons ATGGCCAAGGGAAGCGGCACTGCACCATGCTCGGCTCGTGCTATAGTAGCTTTGATGGTTGTCTCAGTGTTGGTGCTTCAGTCTTATTACGTTGAAGCTTCGACTTACATTGTTGGTGATTCTTTGAAATGGGCCTTTAATGCTGTGGACTGGCCTAAAGGCAAACATTTTAATGCCGGTGACGTTCTCG TGTTTAACTATAATCCGAGTTTTCACAACGTGGTCGTGGTGGATAGTGGAGGGTACAACAGTTGCAAAACTCCGGCAGGTGCGACAACATACACTTCAGGCAAAGATCATCTAACTTTGTCTAAAGGACAAAACTTCTTCATCTGCAATTTTCCAGGCCACTGTGAAGGCAATATGAAAATTGCAGTCACTGCCGTTTGA
- the LOC103827842 gene encoding uncharacterized protein LOC103827842 has translation MSVSLVSVTTIPIFLWNALQEALPVGEQFAIRNIPLSNRCARCNEVESVTHLLFTCTFSREVWARAPLAEIVDVERITSTSAGLDQIRRIPSLPPVGLGPGTLTASICWNLWISRNQLTFQQRKFTPEETLKKATCEAREWTLAQTPPLTPSQRPPSINQDPPLSTSTTRMYTDAAWNASTGFAGLGWIIDDTGSSSSYSATATFVKSPLFAETLALRKAMTSAIDKGINSLLILSDSQSLIKLLNSKGRNLEIAGLLNDIYLLSTSFNAIQFKFIPRANNDRADSVAKQALAVMF, from the exons ATGAG TGTCAGTCTTGTATCTGTGACAACAATACCTATCTTCCTTTGGAATGCTCTACAAGAGGCACTCCCAGTAGGTGAACAATTTGCAATCAGGAACATACCTCTTTCAAACCGATGTGCTCGATGCAATGAGGTGGAATCAGTGACACATCTGCTCTTCACTTGCACTTTTTCGAGAGAGGTTTGGGCAAGAGCCCCGCTTGCTGAAATAGTGGATGTGGAGCGCATCACAAGCACTAGTGCGGGACTTGATCAGATAAGAAGAATCCCATCTCTTCCACCGGTGGGACTGGGACCAGGAACGCTGACTGCTTCGATCTGCTGGAATCTATGGATATCACGAAACCAATTGACCTTCCAACAGAGAAAATTCACACCAGAGGAGACTCTAAAAAAAGCGACCTGTGAAGCTCGAGAATGGACGCTTGCTCAAACTCCACCGCTAACTCCGAGCCAGAGACCTCCTAGCATCAACCAGGATCCTCCTCTAAGTACCTCAACAACGCGCATGTACACAGATGCTGCTTGGAACGCCTCAACGGGCTTTGCGGGACTTGGATGGATCATCGATGATACGGGATCGTCATCATCATACTCAGCGACTGCAACCTTTGTAAAGTCGCCCCTCTTTGCGGAAACCTTGGCTTTGCGAAAAGCTATGACCTCTGCTATTGATAAAGGGATTAACTCTCTCCTGATTCTCTCGGATTCTCAGTCTCTCATCAAGCTTCTGAATTCAAAGGGAAGGAATCTTGAGATCGCAGGACTCCTCAACGACATTTATCTCCTATCTACTTCCTTTAATGCTATCCAGTTTAAGTTTATTCCTAGAGCAAACAATGATAGGGCAGACTCTGTTGCCAAACAAGCTCTAGctgtaatgttttaa